From Alkalicoccobacillus plakortidis:
ACTTGAACGAGAATCTTCAAAGCTTCGGGGTATGAAGCAGGAAGAGTTTCGTGTAAAGCCTCCGTAATTCGTCGCTTTCTCTCCATTAATTCTAATGCTTGCCAGTCGGGTTGTAGAATCAACCTGCTGCATGCTTCAGCGTCAAATTCAAGGTTTACACTTTTGATATCAGCTGTCAGTTTTTGCACATAGGCCTCATTATAAATGGCTTTTAACGGTTCCATATCATACTCACCCACCTATCTAAGATCATTTCTACTTCCATTATAGGAGAATGTACGTTCGCTAACAAGTCTTATTCTTTTTGTCCTTTTTTTCTAAAGAAAACAACAGCCGTTACAGCTCCAATACTAATGATGCCAGCCCAAATAGGAGTTTTTAAAAATGGATCAGATTCCGGTTTGGTAGGTGTCATTCCTTGAACATCATATTCAAGATCATCAAAGGAACCCGTTCGACTGCAGAGATCCAATTTATAATGACCTAATGCTGTTTGATCTGTATATATTAATAGCATCTGGTTCACTTCAAATCCGCGATTCCATTCGGAACCTTTTACTTTAACTGTCTCTGTTACGTTTCCCTTATACACGTCTTCTACATCAATGGTGTACGAATGCGAATTGGCTTTGATCACCGTTCCACTAAACACAGCTGCAGCGTCATCAAACGCTTCATTCGCAGTCGTTTCCACACAACTAAGTGCATTAGCATCATTTAAAGCAAGCACATTAAACAAAACAGTTAGCATGATAATACTAAACGTACTTTTTTTGAACATGCTTGTTCAACCCCTCATATGTTAGATACTATCATTATATGATAGACATGCTAATATATGGGGGTTATTTTCCTCACTAAGATGCTTTAATCCCATCAACAATTGCTTTAGCCGCCTTGCCTTGATAATCCTCTGTTTTTAACAAACTCGCATCTTTTTCATTTGAGACAAAACCCGTTTCTACCAGTACGGAGGGCATGCTCGTATACTTTAATACATAGAAATCTGCCGAGAACACTCCACGATTTTTGTTCCCCGTTGAAAGAACAAGCTGCTCTTGAATGGATTTTGCTACCTGCTTCCCTTTGCTACTTCCTTGATAATAAAAGGTTTCAACACCACTCGCCGCAGCATCTGCATATCCATTTGCGTGAATACTGACAAACAAGTCTGCAGACCAATCATTTGACATCAACGCCCGATCCTCCAACGTAACAAACATATCCGCTTCTCGAGTCATAAGCACTTCGAAACCCTCCTCTTTAAGCAACTCCTTCACTTTATTCGCAATAGAAAGCGCAACAACTTTTTCATAGAGACCATTTCCAACTGCTCCTGGATCCTTTCCACCATGCCCCGCATCGATTACGATTCGATTAAACTCCAACAGTTCAGACTTAACTTCCGACTTTGGAGGTGAAGGCTGCTCCTGCTTTTCTGGTGTTCTGGCGGTTTTCATTAAGTAGGCTGTACTGACAAATCCGAGCTCTCCCTTATACGTCATTTGCCCCCAACCATTTCCTACATCAATATATTCAATTCTCTCTCCTGGCGAAAGACTACCAATAATAGCCGCTTCCTCACTTGGTGCTGCCCGCACATTTAACGAAACCTGTGTATCGACCTCCCCCATTTCAGCCGCCACTGATTCTTCATTCCAAGCCAAGTACCATAAGTATGATAAAAAGAATTGACACCCACATCTTCATTCCCTTACTCATTACCCAATCTCCCTTCTCTAGCTCGTCTAACTCTCATAATCTCTTTACTAGTTTTGACAAGTTACTAGAAAATAATCATGGATTGAGTAAAAAAGGATGGTGAAAGTGGATTTGGTGAGGCGTATTGTTTTGCATGGGGTCTCGATTTGATTCTGGAGGCTATCGTTTTACTTTGGGTTCCAACGTTTTGATTCGGGGTGCTATCGCTCTATTCCATCCTCCATTGCTCCAATTCCCTGGTCCATCGCTCCATTCCATCCTCCATTGCTCCAATCCCCTGTTCCATCGCTCCATTCCATCCTCTATTGCTCCAATCCCGCGGGCCATCGCTCCATTCCATCCTCTATTGCTCCAATTCCCTGGTCCATCGCTCCATTCCATCCTCCATTGCTCCAATCCCCTGGTCTATCGCTCCATTCCATCCTCTATTGCTCCAATCCCCTGATCCATCGCTCCATTCCATCCTCCATTGCTCCAATCCCCTGGTCTATCGCTCCATTCCATCCTCCATTGCTCCAATTCCCTAGTCCATCGCTCCATTCCATCCCCTCCCCAAAACATACACCTAAAAAAGCCCTCCACATTTGGAGGGCTGCTTTGTTTATTCTGCTGATAATACCGTTTTAAGTGTTTCTACATTTTTGTGCATAAGGGAGAAGTAGTCTTCTTCGTTTGCTACGTCTTCTGTCAAAGCCTCTAGTGGATATATGGTTAAGGCTTCTGCACCAATCTCATTTTGCACAACTTCTGCAACTGCTGGTGTGATATTTGGTTCAAATAATACATACTGAAGGTTGAGCTCTTCGGCATGTTCAATTGTTTGGACTAATTGGCTTTGTGATGGTTCGTTAGTCGGTGAAATACCGGCTATCCCAATTTGATTGAATCCATATCGGTTTTCCCAGTAACCATAACCGGCATGAGATACGATAAATGTATCTATCTCTGCATTATCAGCTACACTTTGAAACTCTGCATCTAGTTCTTCAAATTGTTCAACAAGCTTTTCAAAGTTCTCTGTAAAATAGGCTTCTTGGTCTGGCTTCAATTCAATTAATTGATCCTTAATATTTTCAGCCAATTCGATAGACAGGATTGGATCCAAGCCAAACGTGTGGATCAAATTCGCCATGACTGTGTCCGTGGTCATCACTTTCATGGTCATCAATCGTAATTGTGACAGGTGCCGATTGTGCTAAAACTTCATGATCATCTCCAAATAGCTTAGCGACAATTTGTTCTCCATCCTCTGCCGTTCCTTCGTATTCAGCTGATCCATTGTCAGGAACAACCTCCCAAGCTTCTTCGTCCTCTGCATCTGCCCCTGCTTCAAGTGTATACCAATGCCAATGATCAGAGTTGGCATCTTCTGGAGCGGTAGCTGTTAAATGAACATGATCTCCTGAGTGGTAATGATCTGAAATTCCTTCTATTTCAACAGTCTCTGGAGCTTCCCCTGCGTGATCGTGATCATGGTCGTGGTCTTCGCTGTGATCATCACCATGGTCATGATCTTCTTCTTCGTGACTATGATCATCTTCTTCCCCATGATCGTGCTCGTGACTGTGGTCGTGGTCATGACTATCTGGGATCAAATCGACTCCGTCAGTAGCCTCAAGTGTTGCTACACCTTCTCCTTCTACTGCATTAACCACTTTATCAGCAAAGGCCTCCATGCCGGCCCCGCTGTAGAAAAACGCATCCGCACTTGCTACTTTGACCATTTCTGTTGGTGTTGGTTCATAGGTATGAGCATCGGAGCCCACTGGTACCATATTGGTTACATCCACATAGTCTCCACCAATTTTTTTAGTCCAGTCCTCTATCGGAAATATCGTTGTATAAATTTCTAATGCATCCTTTTCTTCCGCTTCTTCTCCTGAACCAGAAGAGCATGCGTTTAAAAACAACAACGCTGCTCCCGCCATCGCCAATCCCTTTTTCATTATCTGACTCCTTTTTCGTAACTATTACGATCTGTGTATAGAAGTCAGTATATCGGAATGATTCTTATTTGTAAATAAAGATTTTACGTTTTAGTATCTCTTTCGTTTGGCAGACGACTCAATTCCAAGCTCTCCACGGTATTTAGCTATTACTCTTCTTGATAGATCAACATCCTTTTGCTTATAAAGTGACACTAACTCTTGATCAGTTAGCGGATGATGTTTATCCTCATTTTGAATAAATTCTTTTAGCCATGCTTTTAAGGTTTGTTTAGAAATGGATTGATATCCAGATGAAAACATGGACTTAAGCTCAATTAGTCCTCTAGGAGTCTGTGCGTACTTATTTGACGTTGCTCTACTAACCGTTGATTCATGAACCCCCATTACAAGAGCGACCTCTTTTAATGTAAGCGAATTCAATTCTCCTTGTTTAGTAGCTAAAAAAGACTGCTTGGTGCACAGCAATTACTTCTGCCGCCCGTCGAATAGTCTGCTGTCTTTGTGTAAGACTCTGAATCAACCACTGCGCTTCTTGTGTTTTGGCTTTAGCGTAGTCTGCACACTCTCCGCCGCTATTCATTAATTGAGTTTTATATTCTTGATTCACCTTAATACTTCCAAGCAAAGAGTCTATTACTGTGACAACTGGTTCCCCATCATCGTTCATCATAATGGCGACATCTGCTGCAACAAAATGAGAGAGATCCTTTGAATAGCTCCGACCAGGATAAGGGTCAAGCTGTAGAATCAAATCATTCACTTTTTGAATGTCACTGACCTCCACTTGGTAATGCGCAGAGAGCTCCTTCCACTTTTTCGCTGCCAATTGTTCCATATGATTCGCCACAATCTGCTCGGCAAGCTCTGACTTTTCAGTAGATCTCTTTAATTGTAGTAGCAAACATTCTCCTAGATCCCTTGCTCCCACTCCTGCTGGCTCCATATCCTGAATCATTTGAATACAGGATTCTGCTAGCTGCACGGTGAGATCTTGCTCCGTACAAAACTCTTCAATCGAGATCATTAAATAGCCATTTTCATCAATTGAATCAATGACATACTGGAGATGTTCTCGATTCCTATCGTTTATCTGCATTTCAGACAATTGTTCAACTAATATATCTTGTAAACTTTTATTGGCCGGCTGGTTTTCAAGCGCCCGATGCTTAGCATCACTGGTGATTTTTTCGTGTTGATGGAATAATGGATGAGAGATAACCTTATCATTAAGTTCGATCAACGGATTTTCAAGTGCTTGCTCCTTTAGAAAATCTCGAATCTCCGCAGATGAAAATTGAAGTAGCTGAATAGCCTGCTTGAGTTCCTGTGTCATCACAAGGCTTGTGCTCTGCTGTAGAAATAATCCCATTTCCATAAGGCGGCCCCCTTTAAAAATCATCATATCATATAAAAGGTAGAGGAGGATTCTCTTGAAAGAGATCGTTGTGATTGCTCCATTTGACTTAAGCGCTAACCAAATTCAACGTTTAGAACAGTCCTTTAACCACCTTTCCTATCACGTGAAATTTTCAGAGACACAAATTCCGTACTCGAAAAACCTTGGCGCCATTACGTCTAAAACCGGGGCGATTGTTTCCAGAGGTGGATTAGGTGAATTACTAAAAAAACAAAGCGGCATACCATACATTCAAATTCCGATTACGCCCTTCGATTTGCTACGATCTATTACTCACGTGACAGATCTTGGTTACCAGAAGATAAAAGTCTTATTTTATGCCGGTATCTTTCATGATGCAGAATCGATTCGCAGTCAGTTTGACTCATCTCGTATAGAAGTAGAAACCTACCAAGAACCCACTTATGCAAAAGAACAAATTAGTCGTTATGCAATAGACAAAAGCGCTGATGCGATTATTGGAGACCGTTTAGCAACGGATACTGCAACCGAACTTGGCATTGCTTCTTTTCTAGTTAAGTCCGGGGAGGAAGCACTTGTTTTTGCGATTCAACAGGCTATAGAAACGCTTAACCTGCAAGTAGAAGAACAGGCAAAGACAAAAGAAATAGAATCTATTCTACAAGTTGTGCCACAAGCGGTGATAAGTCTTAACGCAAATAATGAAATTAAATTGTGTAACGAACAAGCTAAATCTTTGTTTCACGCATTAGATGTTCCTTTTGAAACATTAGCTTACTCTTCCGTTTTTAATAGTGAGGAATTAGGAGAACAGCTTCAAAAACAGGTTCCTCTACGAAATGCGTTAACCATGGTCAATGATGAACAAATGCTTGTAACCACAACACCAATTTTCTCAAATGATGTATATCAAGGAGCCATTCAGATCTTTGAACGGTTATCCGACATTCAATCTCTCGAACTAAAAATTCGGAAAGAGCTATATCAAAAAGGACTAACAGCTAAACATACATTTGAAGACATTGTATGCGTGAGCCCCAAAATGAAGAAGCAAATGAATGACGCAGCTGCATTTGCTCGGTCAGAGGGTACAGTTCTTTTGTATGGAGAAAC
This genomic window contains:
- a CDS encoding metal ABC transporter solute-binding protein, Zn/Mn family, with product MANLIHTFGLDPILSIELAENIKDQLIELKPDQEAYFTENFEKLVEQFEELDAEFQSVADNAEIDTFIVSHAGYGYWENRYGFNQIGIAGISPTNEPSQSQLVQTIEHAEELNLQYVLFEPNITPAVAEVVQNEIGAEALTIYPLEALTEDVANEEDYFSLMHKNVETLKTVLSAE
- a CDS encoding sigma 54-interacting transcriptional regulator — encoded protein: MKEIVVIAPFDLSANQIQRLEQSFNHLSYHVKFSETQIPYSKNLGAITSKTGAIVSRGGLGELLKKQSGIPYIQIPITPFDLLRSITHVTDLGYQKIKVLFYAGIFHDAESIRSQFDSSRIEVETYQEPTYAKEQISRYAIDKSADAIIGDRLATDTATELGIASFLVKSGEEALVFAIQQAIETLNLQVEEQAKTKEIESILQVVPQAVISLNANNEIKLCNEQAKSLFHALDVPFETLAYSSVFNSEELGEQLQKQVPLRNALTMVNDEQMLVTTTPIFSNDVYQGAIQIFERLSDIQSLELKIRKELYQKGLTAKHTFEDIVCVSPKMKKQMNDAAAFARSEGTVLLYGETGTGKELFAQSIHQASHRKHKPFVSINCGALNEQLLESELFGYEEGAFTGALKGGRAGLFEMAHEGTLFLDEINEMSHGFQTKLLRVLQENEVRRVGGMRYIPVNVRIICATNQPMDKLITEGKFKEDLFYRISTLTIDLPPLRERKEDIVPLALHFLQIEMKRENRYLRLKDGGNTLEPLTTANWYGNARELQNVVQRLVITYPDHELTSEGVRSYVKSKPEPENTIRIPIAQSFKEMERSLWTSLYQQFQGTKQEFCEAYQISPTTLWRKLSNSK
- a CDS encoding RNA polymerase factor sigma-54; its protein translation is MEMGLFLQQSTSLVMTQELKQAIQLLQFSSAEIRDFLKEQALENPLIELNDKVISHPLFHQHEKITSDAKHRALENQPANKSLQDILVEQLSEMQINDRNREHLQYVIDSIDENGYLMISIEEFCTEQDLTVQLAESCIQMIQDMEPAGVGARDLGECLLLQLKRSTEKSELAEQIVANHMEQLAAKKWKELSAHYQVEVSDIQKVNDLILQLDPYPGRSYSKDLSHFVAADVAIMMNDDGEPVVTVIDSLLGSIKVNQEYKTQLMNSGGECADYAKAKTQEAQWLIQSLTQRQQTIRRAAEVIAVHQAVFFSY
- a CDS encoding metal ABC transporter substrate-binding protein, producing the protein MKKGLAMAGAALLFLNACSSGSGEEAEEKDALEIYTTIFPIEDWTKKIGGDYVDVTNMVPVGSDAHTYEPTPTEMVKVASADAFFYSGAGMEAFADKVVNAVEGEGVATLEATDGVDLIPDSHDHDHSHEHDHGEEDDHSHEEEDHDHGDDHSEDHDHDHDHAGEAPETVEIEGISDHYHSGDHVHLTATAPEDANSDHWHWYTLEAGADAEDEEAWEVVPDNGSAEYEGTAEDGEQIVAKLFGDDHEVLAQSAPVTITIDDHESDDHGHSHGEFDPHVWLGSNPVYRIG
- a CDS encoding N-acetylmuramoyl-L-alanine amidase, translating into MGEVDTQVSLNVRAAPSEEAAIIGSLSPGERIEYIDVGNGWGQMTYKGELGFVSTAYLMKTARTPEKQEQPSPPKSEVKSELLEFNRIVIDAGHGGKDPGAVGNGLYEKVVALSIANKVKELLKEEGFEVLMTREADMFVTLEDRALMSNDWSADLFVSIHANGYADAAASGVETFYYQGSSKGKQVAKSIQEQLVLSTGNKNRGVFSADFYVLKYTSMPSVLVETGFVSNEKDASLLKTEDYQGKAAKAIVDGIKAS